The nucleotide sequence ACGGTGCATGTACCAGGCGAGACGGCCCTTGAGCTTGATCTTCACCTTGCCCATGACGATCATCGCGACGCCCTTGTGCAGGCCGAGGCCCGCGACCGCGCCCTTGTTGGCGTGGCTGTACTCCTTCTGCGGGAAGCCCCGCATGCCGGCCACCACGTTGTCGCCGAGGACCTTGGCCTGGCGCAGCGCGTGCTGGGCGTTCGGCGGGCACCAGGCGTTCGGGTTGCCGGCCTTGCGGCCGACCATGTCCGGGACCTGGGCGTTGTCGCCCGCGGCCCAGGCGTAGTCGAGGCCGTTGATCTGGAGCTTCTCGTTGCAGTCCACGTGGCCGCGGGGGCCGAGCGGCAGACCGAAGCGGGAGAGCGCCGGGTTCGGCTTCACGCCGGCGGTCCACACGATCGTGTTGGAGTCGACCTCGAGGCCGTTCTTCAGCACGACGTGGCCGTCGACGCAGGAGTCCATGGAGGTCTCGAGGTAGATCTCGATCCCGCGGCTCTCCAGGTGCTCCTTGCCGTACTGGCCGAGCTTGGGGCCGACCTCGGGAAGGATCTTGTCGGCCGCGTCGACCAGAACGAAGCGCATGTCCTCGCGCGACACGTTCTGGTAGTACTTCGCGGCGTCGCGGGCCAGGTCCTCGACCTCGCCGATGGTCTCCGCGCCGGCGAAGCCGCCGCCCACGAAGACGAAGGTCAGCGCCTTGCGGCGGACCTCCTCGTCGGTGGTCGAGTCAGCCTTGTCGAGCTGCTCGAGGACGTGGTTGCGCAGGCCGATGGCCTCCTCGATGCCCTTCATGCCGATGCCCTGCTCGGCGAGGCCGGGGATCGGGAAGGTACGGGAGACGGCGCCCATCGCGATGACGAGGTAGTCGAAAGGCAGCTCGTACGCCTCGCCGACGAGCGGCGCGATCGTGGCGACCTTGCGGTCCTGGTCGATGGTGGTGACCCGGCCGGTGAGCACCTCGGCTCCGCGCACGACGCGTCGCAGCGGGACGACGACGTGGCGCGGCGAGATGCTGCCGGCGGCGGCTTCGGGGAGGAAGGGCTGGTAGGTCATGTACGACCGCGGGTCGACGACCGTGACGGTCGCCTCCGCGTAGCGCATCTTCTTGAGGATGCGCCGAGCTGCGTACAGGCCTACGTACCCGCCGCCTACTACGAGGATCCTGGGACGCTCCGTGGTGCTCATGAGATCGAGTATCCACCCCTCCTGAGGGGGGTGCTCGTGCGCCCCTTCACAAGGTCTCCGGACACCTCTGCTACACTCCGCCGCCCACGTGATCCATGTCATGGTGCTGCAAAGGAACCCGGGTGCGGGGGCGAACGTTGTTCACCCCTTGTGAACTGGCCTGGAGAGCCCCCGTTAACGCTGAACCGCAGGGGCCGTTCACGCGATGGAAACAACGAGCGAATCACCCCCCGCACCTACGAAAGGGCCCTGAGCCGCCCCCCGAAGGGCCCAAAGACCCCCCTCGGACGCCATCAGGGCCCTTTTCCTTGTGAAGAACTTCACGAACTTTCCCGACGGGATGTCGCCGGGAGGCTCGATAGGTGCCCGCTATGCAACGGATAGGGCGATCCCATCGAGGATGTCGTGCTCGCTGACGACGACCTCGTGGGCTCCGACCCGTTCGACGATCTCCCTCAGGACCAGCGCGCCGGCGATGATCACGTCGACCCGGCCGGGGTGGATGACGGGGATCGCGGCCCGTTCGGCGTGGGTGGAGGCGAGCAGGCGGTCGGTGACCTCGGCGACCTGGGCGGCGGAGATCCGGGCGTGGTGGATCTTCTCGGAGTCGTACGCGGGGAGCCCGAGGGCGATCGCGGCGACGGTGGTGACGGAGCCGGCGAGACCGACGAGCGTCTCGGCCGAGTCGATCGGCACGGCCTCGGCCGCGAGGTCGAGGGCGGCCCGGACGTCGGCGCGGATCGCGTCGGCCTCCTCGGCGGTCGGCGGGTCGTGCCGGATGTGCCGCTCGGTGAGCCGGACGCAGCCGATGTCGACCGAGCGGGCGGCCTCGACGTGCCGGTTGCCGACCACGAACTCGGTGGAGCCGCCGCCGATGTCCACGACGAGGCGCCGGTCGTCGCCGTGCAGTTCGCCGGTGGCGCCGGTGAAGGAGAACTCGGCCTCCTGGTCGCCGGTGATCACCTCGGGCTCGACGCCAAGGATCTCCACGACCCCGTTCACGAAGTCCGCGCGGTTCTCGGCGTCCCGGGAGGCCGAGGTGGCGACGAAGCGGAGCTTCTCGGCGCCCAGCTCCTTGATGACCTCGGCGTACGCGCGGCAGGCCGCGAAGGTGCGCTCCAGCGCCTCGGGGGCGAGCCGGCCCGTCTTGTCGACGCCCTGCCCGAGCCGGACGATCGTCATCCGCCGGTCCAGCTCGATCAGGTCACCCGTGTCGGGGTGGACGTCGGCGACGAGGAGGCGGATGGAGTTCGTACCGCAGTCGATTCCGGCGACCCGGGTCATTCCGAGGCCTTCCCTTCGTCGGTGCACGGGTTCACGCAGGGGCCCTTGGCCCACCACTCCGGGAGCATCGCGAGGGCCTCGTCGCCGAACGGGTTCACGCCCGGCCCGGCGGCCAGCGAGTGGCCGACGAGGACGTGCAGGCACTTCACCCGGTCCGGCATTCCGCCGGCGCTCGGGAAGCCCTCCAGGACCTCGATGGCGTCACGGCGGGCGATGTAGTCCTCGTGCGCGGCCCGGTAGGCGGCGGCGAGTTCCGGGTCGGTGGCGAGCCGGGCCTGCATCTCCTTCATGACCCCGTTGGCCTCCAGGGTGCCGATGGCCGAGGCCGCCCGGGGGCAGGTCAGGTAGTACGTGGTCGGGAACGGCGTGCCGTCGGGGAGCCGGGGCGCGGTCTCGACGACGTCCGGGTTGCCGCAGGGGCAGCGGTGCGCGATGGCGCGCAGGCCGCGGGGCGGCCGGCCGAGCTGGAGCTCGAAGGCGGCGATGTCCTGCGCGGTGGGCTCGGTGCGTTCGGTCTGCGGAGGGGGCGTTTCCATGTTTCTCTCGGTTGCCTTGCTCGTCTGGTGCGGAGGAGGGGTCAGGGGCGGTCGGCGTGGTCGACGCCGTCCCAGAGGTTGTCGTACCAGGGGCGGTCCGCCGCGCCCTGGTCGCCGCGGGGCCGTTGCTCCGCGTCGGGGTCGTTCACGGTGAAGCCGGTCTCGCCGGGCAGCACGTAGTGGAGGTGCTCGCGGGCGAGCCGGCGCACGTAGGCCGGGTCCTGGAGGCGGGCCTTCTCGTCCCTGAGCTCCTCGACCCGCCGGGCGGCCTCGGCGGCCCTGCGCTCCTGCTCGGCGATCTCGCCCTGTTGGGAGACGTAGCTCCGCATCGGGTAGGCGAGCGCCACGACGAGGGAGCAGACGACCAGGGCCAGGAAGGCGGCGCGGCCGGTGAGCCGGGAGCGGCGGGCCTGGCGGCGGGTCTGGGAGCGGTAGACACGGGCGGCGGTCTGCTCGCCGAGCAGTCTGATCCGGGTCGCGGTGGAGAACCGGTCCCGGTCCTTCGCGGCCATGTCGTGTCGCCTCCCCTGTTCACGCGGACGTCCCCGCACACGGTACGGGACCGAGTACGGGGACGTACGGAAGCTGCCCTGCGAGGGGTTCAGCCGTCGATCAGCCGGTGGGCCGATCAGCCCTTGAAGCGCGGGAAGGCGCTGCGGCCGGCGTAGACGGCGGCGTCGTCGAGGATCTCCTCGATGCGCAGCAGCTGGTTGTACTTGGCGACGCGGTCCGAGCGGGCCGGGGCGCCGGTCTTGATCTGGCCGCAGTTCACGGCGACCGCGAGGTCGGCGATGGTGACGTCCTCGGTCTCGCCGGAGCGGTGGGACATCATGCACTTGAAGCCGTTGCGCTGGGCGAGCTCGACGGCGTCGAGGGTCTCGGTCAGCGAACCGATCTGGTTGACCTTGACCAGGAGGGCGTTCGCGGTGCCCTCCTCGATGCCGCGGGCCAGGCGCTCGGGGTTGGTGACGAAGAGGTCGTCGCCGACGATCTGGACCTTGGTGCCCAGCTTGTCGGTGAGGACCTTCCAGCCGGCCCAGTCGTCCTCGTACAGCGGGTCCTCGATGGAGACCATCGGGTACGCGGAGACGAGCTCCTCGTAGTACTCGGTCATCTCGGCGGCCGAGCGGGACTTGCCCTCGAACTCGTACTTGCCGTCCTTGTAGAACTCGGACGCGGCCACGTCGAGCGCGAGCGCGACGTCGGAGCCGGGGGTGTAGCCGGCCTCCTTGATGGCCTCGACGATGAGGTCGAGCGCGGCGCGGTTCGACTCGAGGTTCGGCGCGAAGCCGCCCTCGTCGCCGAGGCCGGTGGAGAGGCCCTTGCGCTTCAGGACGGCCTTGAGGGTGTGGTAGATCTCGGCGCCCCAGCGGAGGGCCTCGGAGAAGGACTCCGCGCCGATCGGGGCGATCATGAACTCCTGGATGTCCACGTTGGAGTCGGCGTGCGACCCACCGTTGAGGATGTTCATCATCGGAACGGGCAGCAGGTGCGCGTTCGGGCCGCCGAGGTAGCGGAAGAGCGGGAGGTCCGAGGCCTCGGAGGCGGCGTGCGCGACGGCGAGGGAGACGCCGAGGATGGCGTTGGCGCCGAGCGAGCCCTTGTTCTCGGTGGCGTCCAGGTCGAACATCGCCTGGTCGATCAGGCGCTGCTCGGTGGCGTCGTAGCCGACGAGCTCCGGGCCGATCTGCTCGATGACGGCGAGGACGGCCTTCTCGACACCCTTGCCCAGGTAGCGGTTCGGGTCACCGTCGCGGAGCTCGATGGCCTCGAACGCACCGGTGGAGGCGCCGGACGGAACGGCAGCACGGCCGGTGCTGCCGTCGTCGAGGCCGACCTCGACCTCGACCGTGGGGTTGCCTCGGGAGTCCAGGATTTCCCGGGCTACGACGACGTCGATGGACGGCACGAGCATCTCCTTTTTGGGATGTGACGCTGGATGTGACGCAAGGTCGGTGCAGGGTCGCTTGGCCTTGCGACAAGAGCCTAACCGGCTCGGGGGCTCCGGCCAGCCGGGCGCCCGCCCGCTGGGACGAAAAAGGACCCAAGGGCATGCATCTGGGGACGAAGGGCCCCAGATCTACCGGCCGGTAACCGCGGTCTCGTCCCGGAACGGAGGACCGCCGGAGTCCTTCCGGAACGGGGACCGTCGGAGTCCTCCCGAAATGGGGACCGCCGGAGTCCCTCCGGAACGGGGGAACCCCGGTCCGGCGCGCACGGGGGGAGGCGCGCCGGACCGGGGTGGTCACCGCGGGAGGGTCGGAGGGGCCCCGTGAGCCGCCGGACTCACGCGGGCCGCCGGGCTCACTTCAGGTGGAGCTGCTGGCCCGGGTAGATCAGGTCGGCGTTCTCGACGACGTCCTTGTTCAGCTCGAAGAGCTTCGCCCAGCCGCCCTTGACGCCGTGCGCCTGGGCGATCTTGCTGAGGGTGTCGCCGGCCACGACCTTGTACTCGCCGTCACCCTTCTTGACCGTCTTGCCGGTCGGGGTGGTGACGGTCTTCTTCGTGGCGGCCTTCGGCGCGACCTGCTGCTGCACGGCCTTCTTCGGAGCCTTGCGCTGCTCGCTGCGGGTGGTCGGCTGCTCGGCCTTCCGCTCCTGCTGCTGGGGGGCGCTCTGTCGCGGGGCGCTCTCGGCGGCGCCGCCGTCGTAGGAGGCGCCGGAGAGACCCACGCCACAGCTCGGCCAGGCACCCTTGCCCTGGCCCGCGAGGACCTTCTCGGCGATGGCGATCTGCTGGGACTTCGACGCCTGGTTGGCGGTCGAGGCGTAGGCGGTGCCGCCGTACGCGGCCCAGGTGGAAGCGGAGAACTGCAGGCCGCCGTAGTAACCGTTGCCCGTGTTGATGGACCAGTTGCCACCGGACTCGCACTGGGCGACGCGGTCCCACTCGGAGGCCGTGGCGGCCGAGGCGGTGCCCGCGGTCATCAGCGGGGCGGCCACGGCGACACCGGTGACGCCGACGAGCGTGACGACCTGGGTGGCCTTGGAGGGACGGCGGTGTTTGCCCTTACCGGAAAACAGCATGGAGATTCTCCTCACCGACGCCTGTGAGGTGAGCTGTCGGGTTCGGGCCGGAAAGTTGCCCGGCCGCGTGTCCTAGCACGCGGCTTCACCCCAAGCCGCTCGCCGGCCGTCTGTCTCAACGGCCGGGACCGGCACTTACCTTGGGTCCCCCACTCCTGCCTTCGGCGCTTGCGCGACGACTGTTCCCATCGGCCGACGGCAGGATTCGGCGTTTCGGTCGACGGGGCCCGCGGTGGCGAGCGGTGACGACCGTAGACACAGACCCACCGGAAGTTCAAAGAGGCGGATTGCGGAAATAACGCCCCTACTTGCCTTCCGGTGGAGGCCGTTTACGCAGGTGAGAGGTGACGGGAGCAAAGTTTGCGGGTGGGACACGCCAGTTGGGACGAAGAGACCCATGTCTCACTTGCCCAGAACCGGACATACGCCCCCGAACTACTCCGCCTTCGTCAGCGAACCGTTCGTCAGGTCGAGGCTCTGACCAGGGAGGATGAGGTCCGGATCGACGCCCACGATCTGCCGGTTGGCGTCGTAGAGGGCGGTCCAGCCTCCGGGGAGTTCGTTCTCCTGTGCAATGTCGGACAGGCTGTCGCCCGGCTGCACGGTGTACGCGTCCGAGTTGCCCTGACTGTCCGTTGCGCCCGACTTCTTCGCGGCGTCAGCTGACGGGGTGTTCAGCGGCTTTTCGGTGAGGTTGTTCGCAGACGAAGCATGTCTACCCGATTCGGATGAACTGTCCGGCTTGCCGCTTTCCTCCGGCGCGGCCTCGCCGCGGTGCTTGCCCGTTCCGGCGCCCGGAGTGGCCGACGACACGTCACCCGAGGGCGCGCCGGGGGTGGTGGGGGTGCCGGGCGTCACGGGCGTGCCCGGCGTGCCGGAGCCCTCGGGCGTGGCGGGGGCCGTCGGCGAGACGGGGCTCACCGGGGTGGTCGGCGTGACCGGCGCGGTCGGCGAGACGGTTCCGGTGGGCGCGGTCGGCGAGCCGGGCGGGGCGGTCCGCTGCGCGCCCTGCGTCTTCCCGGCGCCCGGGGCGGTCGTGGCTTCCCCGGCCTGCTTCGTGGCGTCCGCGGCCGTCCCGGAGGCGCCGGGCAGCCCCGTGGTCCAGTTCGACTCGGGCACGGGCCCGGTGGGGGCCTTCGGGAGGTTGGCGGGGCCGGGGTCCACGCCAGGCGCGGTTCCGTCGTTCGTCAGGCCGGCGATCGGCGCACAGGTGGCCCAGTCGTTGGAGCCCTTGGCAAGGGCCTTCTCGGCCACCGCGATCTGCTGGGCGCGGCTGGCCAGGTCGGGGCTGGGCGCGTAGGCGAGGCCGCCGTGCCGCTCCCAGCTGTCCTGGGTGAACTGGAGCCCGCCGTACATGCCGTTGCCGAAGTTGGCGCTCCACTGGCCGCCGGACTCGCACTCGGCGACCCGGTCCCAGGTGGCGGCGTCGGCGGCGGAGGCGGATCCCGTGGCGAGCAGCGGCAGTGCCATGGCGGACCCGGTCACGCCCGCGGCGACGACGAGGGCGGGGGCCTGACGGGGGCGACGGTGTCGTCCGTTACCGGAACGCATAGGAGCGCCTTTCGCGTGACGGCTGTGATGCCTGTGAGGCGAGCCGAGTTATGGAATCACGTTGACGAACTGAGCTGACGGGGAACGTAGCCGTATTCGAACGCTCATCACAAGTCGATGCACCCGCGATCACGTGAAGATCACAGTTCTGATGTGCCGTCAGTTCAGTGGACCCGTACGGAAGGGGAGAACTCCACCGGAAGCGTGCGCAAACCCCGCATGATGAGCCCGCCGCGCCACCGCAGTTCGGCCGGATCGGCGGCAAGTCGCAGGTCCGGAAGCCGAGTCAGCAGGGTCGCGAGCGCGGTCTGCCCTTCGAGCCGCGCGAGCGGCGCGCCCAGGCAGTAGTGGATGCCGTGCCCGTACCCCAGGTGCTGGTTGTCGCGCCGGGCGAGGTCGAGCACGTCCGGCCGGTCGAACCGCTCCGGGTCCCGGTCGGCGGCCGCGAGGACCACGAGCACCGGGTCGCCCGCCGGGATGTCCTGCCCGCCGAGGGTCAGCGGCTCGGTCGCGTACCGCCAGGTGGCCATCTCCACCGGCCCGTCGTACCGCAGCAGCTCCTCGATCCCGGTCTCCAGGAGCCCGGTCTCGCCGGCCGCGAGCGAGGTCTGCAGCCGCTCGCGCTGCCCGGGGTGGCGCAGCAGCTGGTACACGCCGTTGCCGATGAGGTTGACGGTGGTCTCGAAGCCGGCGAAGAGCAGGATGAAGGCCATGGCGGCCGCCTCGTTCTCGGTGAGGTGCTCCCCGTGGTCGGAGGCCTTGATGAGCCCCGAGATGAGGTCGTCCCCGGGCGCTTCGCGCTTGCGGTGGATCAGCTCGGCGAGATAGCCGCGCATCTTCTTCACCGACCGCGCGACCCCGCCGCGCGGCCCGCCGCCGTGCCGGATCATCATCCCGGCCCAGTCCCGGAAGTCGTCCTGGTCCTCCTCGGGCACGCCGAGCAGGTCGCAGATCGCGTAGATGGGCAGCGGGAAGGCGAAGTCGTGGATGAGGTCCGCGCTCCCCTTCGTCACGAAGGCGTCGATCAGCCGGTCGGTCAGCTCCTGCACCCGCGGCGTGAACTCGGCGACCCGGCGCGGGGTGAAGGCCTTCGAGACGAGCCGCCGCAGCCGGGTGTGGTCCGGCGGGTCGATGTTGAGCAGATGCGTCATCAGCTCGGCCTTGCGCTCGCCCGGAATGCCCGTCTTGCCCTTGGCGTGCGGGGACTCGTCGTGGTGCGCCGGGTTCTTGGAGAGCCGCTGGTCGGCCAGCGCCTGCCGGGCGTCCCCGTACCGCGTCACCAGCCACGCCTCGACCCCGCTGGGCAGCGTCGTCCGGTGCACGGGCGCGTGCTCCCGCAGCCAGGCGTACGCGGGATACGGATCGCTCGCGAACTCCCAGGTGAAGAGCTCGGGAGCGGGGGACGACACGGGGCAGGAGGCGGGTTCGGGGGTGGTGCTCACTCCCCGACCGTACAGGGCCGTGCGGGACCGTCCGGGAGGTGACGTCCGGCGGATCCCGTGATCAAGAAGGGGGTGGTGCCCTAGATTCTTGTCGGTGGATCCTCAGATGCTCA is from Streptomyces venezuelae ATCC 10712 and encodes:
- a CDS encoding NAD(P)/FAD-dependent oxidoreductase codes for the protein MSTTERPRILVVGGGYVGLYAARRILKKMRYAEATVTVVDPRSYMTYQPFLPEAAAGSISPRHVVVPLRRVVRGAEVLTGRVTTIDQDRKVATIAPLVGEAYELPFDYLVIAMGAVSRTFPIPGLAEQGIGMKGIEEAIGLRNHVLEQLDKADSTTDEEVRRKALTFVFVGGGFAGAETIGEVEDLARDAAKYYQNVSREDMRFVLVDAADKILPEVGPKLGQYGKEHLESRGIEIYLETSMDSCVDGHVVLKNGLEVDSNTIVWTAGVKPNPALSRFGLPLGPRGHVDCNEKLQINGLDYAWAAGDNAQVPDMVGRKAGNPNAWCPPNAQHALRQAKVLGDNVVAGMRGFPQKEYSHANKGAVAGLGLHKGVAMIVMGKVKIKLKGRLAWYMHRGYHGMAMPTWNRKIRVFADWTLAMFLKREVVSLGAIETPREEFYEAAKPAPAPAAPAQEKAKAS
- a CDS encoding Ppx/GppA phosphatase family protein, producing MTRVAGIDCGTNSIRLLVADVHPDTGDLIELDRRMTIVRLGQGVDKTGRLAPEALERTFAACRAYAEVIKELGAEKLRFVATSASRDAENRADFVNGVVEILGVEPEVITGDQEAEFSFTGATGELHGDDRRLVVDIGGGSTEFVVGNRHVEAARSVDIGCVRLTERHIRHDPPTAEEADAIRADVRAALDLAAEAVPIDSAETLVGLAGSVTTVAAIALGLPAYDSEKIHHARISAAQVAEVTDRLLASTHAERAAIPVIHPGRVDVIIAGALVLREIVERVGAHEVVVSEHDILDGIALSVA
- a CDS encoding cytochrome P450 family protein; its protein translation is MSTTPEPASCPVSSPAPELFTWEFASDPYPAYAWLREHAPVHRTTLPSGVEAWLVTRYGDARQALADQRLSKNPAHHDESPHAKGKTGIPGERKAELMTHLLNIDPPDHTRLRRLVSKAFTPRRVAEFTPRVQELTDRLIDAFVTKGSADLIHDFAFPLPIYAICDLLGVPEEDQDDFRDWAGMMIRHGGGPRGGVARSVKKMRGYLAELIHRKREAPGDDLISGLIKASDHGEHLTENEAAAMAFILLFAGFETTVNLIGNGVYQLLRHPGQRERLQTSLAAGETGLLETGIEELLRYDGPVEMATWRYATEPLTLGGQDIPAGDPVLVVLAAADRDPERFDRPDVLDLARRDNQHLGYGHGIHYCLGAPLARLEGQTALATLLTRLPDLRLAADPAELRWRGGLIMRGLRTLPVEFSPSVRVH
- a CDS encoding transglycosylase family protein; the encoded protein is MLFSGKGKHRRPSKATQVVTLVGVTGVAVAAPLMTAGTASAATASEWDRVAQCESGGNWSINTGNGYYGGLQFSASTWAAYGGTAYASTANQASKSQQIAIAEKVLAGQGKGAWPSCGVGLSGASYDGGAAESAPRQSAPQQQERKAEQPTTRSEQRKAPKKAVQQQVAPKAATKKTVTTPTGKTVKKGDGEYKVVAGDTLSKIAQAHGVKGGWAKLFELNKDVVENADLIYPGQQLHLK
- the eno gene encoding phosphopyruvate hydratase, producing the protein MLVPSIDVVVAREILDSRGNPTVEVEVGLDDGSTGRAAVPSGASTGAFEAIELRDGDPNRYLGKGVEKAVLAVIEQIGPELVGYDATEQRLIDQAMFDLDATENKGSLGANAILGVSLAVAHAASEASDLPLFRYLGGPNAHLLPVPMMNILNGGSHADSNVDIQEFMIAPIGAESFSEALRWGAEIYHTLKAVLKRKGLSTGLGDEGGFAPNLESNRAALDLIVEAIKEAGYTPGSDVALALDVAASEFYKDGKYEFEGKSRSAAEMTEYYEELVSAYPMVSIEDPLYEDDWAGWKVLTDKLGTKVQIVGDDLFVTNPERLARGIEEGTANALLVKVNQIGSLTETLDAVELAQRNGFKCMMSHRSGETEDVTIADLAVAVNCGQIKTGAPARSDRVAKYNQLLRIEEILDDAAVYAGRSAFPRFKG
- a CDS encoding FtsB family cell division protein, encoding MAAKDRDRFSTATRIRLLGEQTAARVYRSQTRRQARRSRLTGRAAFLALVVCSLVVALAYPMRSYVSQQGEIAEQERRAAEAARRVEELRDEKARLQDPAYVRRLAREHLHYVLPGETGFTVNDPDAEQRPRGDQGAADRPWYDNLWDGVDHADRP
- a CDS encoding transglycosylase family protein, which produces MRSGNGRHRRPRQAPALVVAAGVTGSAMALPLLATGSASAADAATWDRVAECESGGQWSANFGNGMYGGLQFTQDSWERHGGLAYAPSPDLASRAQQIAVAEKALAKGSNDWATCAPIAGLTNDGTAPGVDPGPANLPKAPTGPVPESNWTTGLPGASGTAADATKQAGEATTAPGAGKTQGAQRTAPPGSPTAPTGTVSPTAPVTPTTPVSPVSPTAPATPEGSGTPGTPVTPGTPTTPGAPSGDVSSATPGAGTGKHRGEAAPEESGKPDSSSESGRHASSANNLTEKPLNTPSADAAKKSGATDSQGNSDAYTVQPGDSLSDIAQENELPGGWTALYDANRQIVGVDPDLILPGQSLDLTNGSLTKAE
- a CDS encoding DUF501 domain-containing protein, with amino-acid sequence METPPPQTERTEPTAQDIAAFELQLGRPPRGLRAIAHRCPCGNPDVVETAPRLPDGTPFPTTYYLTCPRAASAIGTLEANGVMKEMQARLATDPELAAAYRAAHEDYIARRDAIEVLEGFPSAGGMPDRVKCLHVLVGHSLAAGPGVNPFGDEALAMLPEWWAKGPCVNPCTDEGKASE